GAAGGAGAGCAGCAGATTCCAAAGGAGTGGAAGAATGCGATAGGCGAGGAAGATCAGGAGCGAGGGGGCAAGAAAGCACCAGATCAGCACCCTCTGGCGCACCTGCTCGCGCCCGAAGAAGCCGGGGCGGCGGTCAAGTCCGGCTAGGCTTGCCATGGCTTCCGCGCGCGTTGCCCCCACCCCATCCCTCCCCCAACAAGTTGGGGGAGGGTGCAGCAAGCGATCCTTCTACCCCCTCCCCCGCGCGTCAGCGTGGGGGAGGGCCGGGGTGGGGGCATGCGACAGAGCGTGTGCGGCAATCGCCTCAGCCGCGCTTCAGGAGCCGGTTGACCTTGCGCTCGGCTTCGGCGAGCGCGTCCTTGGCGGAGCGTCGGCCCAAGAGGCAGTTCTGCAGCTCGGGATAGAAGGCTTCCTTGATCTGCGAGTCGATGGGCACGCGCCAATTGCCGACGAGCTTGTCGGTGTGCTCGAGCTGGGTGCGCAAGACCGCCTCGGCCAAGGGATCGTCCTTCTTCAGGCTCTCGAGCACGCTCGCGTCCGACTTCGCGTGCGCCGTCAGAACTTTCCGCTCGCTGGCAAGGCGCAGCGTCCATTTCTCGTTGGTGATCATCTTCAGGAACTCCCAGGCCACTTCCGGGTTCTTCGAGCCTTTGGAGATGCCGAGCCCGTGCGAGTTGGGCGTAGCGTAGCCGCCCGGCAGGTGGGAGACGCCGAGAGTATCGCCATTCACCCATTTGCCTTGGCCGCGCACGAAGAAGAAGGCCGGGGCGTGGGCGTGGTGCATGCCGACGTTGCCGGCGGCGAACGCGCCGTTGTTTTCCACCCAGCGTCCGGTCCAGGACACCTTGTTGATGCCGCCGGAATCCGTCGCCTTGGCCAGCCGCTCCAAGACCTCGATCGCCCTCGGCGTGTTGAACGCCGCGGCCTTGAAGTCGGGCGTCATCAGCTCGACGCCGTTCATGGCGAAAAGCGGCCAATACAGCCAATCGAAGTTGAGGGTGACGAAGCCGGTGTTCTCGCCCTTCGCCATCTTCTGAGCGAAGCCAAGGATGTCGTCGAAGGATTGCGGCGGGCCCGCGAGCCCGGCCGCCTTGAACATGGTCTTGTTCCAGAACAGCAGCGTCTTGCTGATATAGAAGGGAAGCATGAAGCTCTTCCCCTCATAGACCCAATTGGAGAGATAGTCGGCGTTGAACCGCGCCTTGACCTCCGGCTCCTTGGCCAGCATCGGCGTCATGTCGAGGAGCGCCCCATTGGCGGCGTATTCGAGCCAGAGCGCTCCTTGGGTGTTGATGATGTCGGGCGGCGTGCCGGCCACGAGCTGGGTCTGGTAGAAGGTCGGCAGCTCCGGCCCCTTCTTGTCGAGCCACTCCACCTCCGCATCCGGGCGGATCGTCCGGAACTCGGCGATCCAGTCCTTGATCAGCGCCTCCAGGTCCGGGATGTTCCAGGTCAAGATGCTGATTTTCTTTTTACTTTGCGCTTTCGCCAGACGCGGTAGCGAGAGCGCGGCGGCGGTGCCGACCGCACCCTTGAGGAGAGTTCTGCGCTTCATGGCCATCCTCCCTGATGTTGTCTTGATTGGCTCAGATCCTGCCGCAGCGCGGTCGTGCTGGCAAATCGGCGTCTTTAGAATGTGAGCGGCTGGGCGCGGCCGGTGGCGACCGACTCTTCGGCGGCGAGGCAGACGGCGATCCGCTTCCTTGCCTCCTCGGCGCTGACCAGCGCCCGTCCGGCCGCAAACGCCTCCGCCGTCAACTGGATCTCCTCTTCCAGCTCGAACACCTCGCCCGATTTCTCCAGATGGATGGTCTCGGCCTGGTCCTGGCCGCGCCTCTTGACCTTGAGCTCATGGCGGGGCTCGAGGGTCCGGTCCATGACCCCGGACCACCACGTCCGGGCAGCACCCTCGCTGCCGACGATCTCCACCACGTGGTGGTGCTCGAATCCGGCCAGCGTCTGCGTCACCACCGCATGCACGCCCCGAGGAAAGCTCAGAAGTGCCGTGAAGTTGTCGTAGCGGCCGCGCCCGCCCTTGCCGTCGTCGCGGGGCTTGGCATTGCCGAAGGCGACCACCGAGTGAGGATCGCCCAAGGACTCGAAATACCACATCAGCATGTCGAAGAAGTGCACCGGCTCCTCCAGGATCCAGGAGCCGACCCGTCCGGGGTCGTGGCGCCAACCACCCGAGCCCAGCCGATAGGGAAAGCGAAACAGGCTGACATTGGCATAGAGCGGCCGGCCGAGCTCGCCCGACTCCAGGAGGTGCTTCAACAGGCCCCATTGGCTGGAAATACGGAACTCGTGGCCGATAGAGAGCTGCTTGCCGCTCCGGCGCCGGGCTTGGATCAGCCGGTCGCAATCGGCGAGGCTGGTCGCCATCGGCTTCGCCAGCAATACATGCTTGCCGGAATCGAGCGCGGCGACGCCGACCTCGGCATGCAGATCGTTCGGCAGCACGATGTCGACCGCATCGATGCCGGGATCGGCGAGGAGAAGACGCCAGTCGCGATGGACGGCAAGGCCGGGATAGGCCGCTCTCGCGGCCGCCTCCGTCGCCTGGCTCTGGCAAGCGATCGCCGCCAGCTCGGCAGCTGGCGCCTTGAGGATCGCCTCAGCGTGATATTTGCCCCAGGCGCCGAAGCCGATGAGGCCGAACCGCATGACACCCATCGCCGTCTCCCGCGCCCGTTGCAGCCTCTCCGCCGGCAGCCTCGCATGGTGCGATGCCGGACGGTCATCGGCAAGCGGACCCAATGAAGCGGCCGCACCATTCCCTTGGCGTCGGGCGGCCGGGCGAGGCATCCTCACGGGTTCTCCCTCCGATCGACCGAGGTAAGCCCATGCGCAGCCTGCCGGACACCAACAGCCAGCCGCCGCGCGTGCGCGCCGACATCGATTTCGACCATACCGGCAAGCACTACGGCCATATCCGCGTGCCGCGGCCGCATACCCATTCCGGTTTGGGCGTGATCGGCATCCCCGTGGTCGTGATCAAGAACGGCACCGGACCCACCTTCCTGTTGACCGCAGGAACCCATGGCGACGAGTACGAGGGGCAGGTGGCGTTGATGAATCTCGCGCGCGAGCTCGACGCGGCTTCCATTCAGGGGCGGCTCGTCATCGTTCCCTCCCTCGATCTGCCGGCGGTCAAGGTGGGGCACCGGCTCTGTCCGTTCGACGGCAAGGATCTGAATCGCGTCTTCCCCGGCCAGCGCAACGGCAGCTTCACGGAAATGCTGGCGGACTATGTGACGCGCGTGCTGTTGCCGATCACCGACTACAACATGGACATCCACACCGGCGGCACCTATCACGACACCGGCTTCAACACTTGCTCGCACTTCGTCGACGATCCAAAGCAGATGCGGGCCAACATCGATCTAGGCCTTGCCTGGGGCGCGCCTTACCACGCGGTCCTGCGCGAGAGCGATCACACCAACAGCTTCATGACCATCGCCGACCAGCTCGGCGTGCCCGCCTTGAGCTCGGAGTTCGGCGGGCTGGCGCGCATCGGCAACGCGGCGCTCGCCATGGTCGAGCGGGGCTTGCGCAACATCCTGAAGCTGCACCGGGTGATCGAGGGCGTAATTGAGAAGCCCGATGCCCCGACCCGGCTCATGGGCGTGCCGGACCCGGCCAAGGCCATCGTCTACGCACCCCATGGCGGGCTGTTCCACGCCTTCCACAATGGCGGCGATTGGATCGAGGAGGGCGAGGAGGCGGGCCGCATCTATGATTTCGAGGATCCGGCGCGACCGCCGACGGTGATGCGCTATCCCCGCTCCGGCTGCCTGTGGGCGGTGCACACCGGCGCCCGGATCGAGGCCTTCGATGCGCTCTGCATCGTCATGAACGAGATCGACCGGTCGACCGTCGGACTTTAATAGCCTGATCGGGACGTTCGTCAGTCGTGACGAAGGCTTGGATCACTGCCGTGCGTGCTCCGACAAGCTCAGCATGAGGCTGTTCTTTCTGCCATTTCGATCTTTGTGCCACGCACAAATCCCTCTCATCCTGGGCCCGTCGAAGGACGCACACCCGGCATGCAGGTGCTGCCTTATCCGACGAACGTCTCCATCAGGACACTAGCCGGTCCGAGACCCCCCTCCGCCCGCCTCAGCTCAGCGTCGGCTCCGGCACGTCCGTCACATAGGATGCCGCGGTCACCTCGGCGTCTTGGTGGCGCTGCACCAGCGAAGCCGGCACGGCGGCGCTGACCGGCCCGTGCAGCATCCGGCGCAATATCGCCGCCTGGTAGTCGCGCCGCATATAGAGCCGGAGCTTGCGGGAAGCCAGGATCTCCCGCATGCCGACGGTCACCGCCAGCGGCGGCAACCGGTCGACATTGCCGCGGCAGGCATTGATGGCGTTGATGAGCCTGGTCTCGCGGCTAAGCTTGACGACCCGCGTGGAGAGGCGGGCGAAATCCTCGAGCTGGATGCTCTCGCCCGGCTCCGGCGGATCGTTGAAGGCGATGTGGCCGTTGATGCCGACCCCGGCGAAGCAGACATCGACGCCGCCCAGCCCTTCGATCATGCGGCCGATCGCCGCTGGTTCCTTCGGATCCGGCCACACGCATTGGCTGGCTGGCGGCGACAAGGTCGGTTCGATGAGCCCGTAGAAATGGTCCTGCATGTGCCGGCGGAAGCTCAAGGGATCGTCGGTCGGGATCAGCGCCTTGCCGTCCGGGGTCAGATACTCGTCCATGTTGATGATGACGAGATCGGCGAGGCTTTGGCGCTCGTCGTTGCAACGCTTGGCGAAGCGGTCGTATTGGCCGACCGGTCCGACCGGCACGATGAAGACGACCTTATCGCGGCCCGCTTGCTTCGCCGCCCGATACTCGCTGAACAGCGCATCGGCGAAGGCCTGGATGACCTGGTCGGCGGTGGCCACCACGCGCAAGCCGATGCTCGAGCCTTGGCCCAGCTTTTCCTTCGGCATCGCGAGCGCGGTGCGGGTCGCAAGATCCATTGGTTCACCTACGGGATTCGTCTTTAGGATGCGTCGAGCGGAGACCGACAGGGTGCCGGCATAGTGCCTTGTCCCTCTATGGAGGATCCCCGGGTATGAGTGCAAGGTACCGCTTCGCCACCGGTCTCTTGGATGGCCACGCATGACGTGGGAGCGCGCACCCATGGCCGCGGGTGAGGTCGCATCGAGCCCGGCCGAGCTTTCCCGCGGCTTGCGCGATATCCCGCGGGGCGTCTGGGCACTCGGTTTCGTCAGCCTGTTCATGGACATGTCGAGCGAGCTCATTCACAGCCTGATGCCGATCTTCATGGTCTCGGTTCTGGGTGCCAGCCTCCTGTCGGTCGGGCTGATCGAAGGGGCGACCGAGGCGATCGTCGCCGTCGCCAAGGTGTTTTCGGGCTGGCTCAGCGATGCGAGCGGCAAGCGGAAGCCCTTGACCGTCATCGGCTACGGCTTGGGGGCGCTGACCAAGCCGTTCTTTCCGCTGGCGACCAGCCTCGAATGGTTGCTGGCCGCACGGCTCGTCGACCGCTTCGGCAAGGGTCTCCGGGGCGCGCCGCGCGATGCCATGGTCGGCGATTTGGCGCCCCCCGACTTGCGCGGCGCCAGCTACGGGCTCCGCCAATCCTTGGACAATATCGGCGCCTTCATCGGCCCGCTCATGGCGATCCTGCTCATGCTTTGGCTCGAGGGCGACATCCGCCAGGTCTATTGGTGGGCCTCGGTGCCGGCGCTCTTGTGCGTGCTGACTTTGGTGTTCGGCGTGAGCGAGCCCGCTCGGCCGCCCTTGGCATCC
This portion of the Pseudomonadota bacterium genome encodes:
- a CDS encoding glucosamine-6-phosphate isomerase, with product MDLATRTALAMPKEKLGQGSSIGLRVVATADQVIQAFADALFSEYRAAKQAGRDKVVFIVPVGPVGQYDRFAKRCNDERQSLADLVIINMDEYLTPDGKALIPTDDPLSFRRHMQDHFYGLIEPTLSPPASQCVWPDPKEPAAIGRMIEGLGGVDVCFAGVGINGHIAFNDPPEPGESIQLEDFARLSTRVVKLSRETRLINAINACRGNVDRLPPLAVTVGMREILASRKLRLYMRRDYQAAILRRMLHGPVSAAVPASLVQRHQDAEVTAASYVTDVPEPTLS
- a CDS encoding Gfo/Idh/MocA family oxidoreductase, with amino-acid sequence MGVMRFGLIGFGAWGKYHAEAILKAPAAELAAIACQSQATEAAARAAYPGLAVHRDWRLLLADPGIDAVDIVLPNDLHAEVGVAALDSGKHVLLAKPMATSLADCDRLIQARRRSGKQLSIGHEFRISSQWGLLKHLLESGELGRPLYANVSLFRFPYRLGSGGWRHDPGRVGSWILEEPVHFFDMLMWYFESLGDPHSVVAFGNAKPRDDGKGGRGRYDNFTALLSFPRGVHAVVTQTLAGFEHHHVVEIVGSEGAARTWWSGVMDRTLEPRHELKVKRRGQDQAETIHLEKSGEVFELEEEIQLTAEAFAAGRALVSAEEARKRIAVCLAAEESVATGRAQPLTF
- a CDS encoding MFS transporter, translating into MAAGEVASSPAELSRGLRDIPRGVWALGFVSLFMDMSSELIHSLMPIFMVSVLGASLLSVGLIEGATEAIVAVAKVFSGWLSDASGKRKPLTVIGYGLGALTKPFFPLATSLEWLLAARLVDRFGKGLRGAPRDAMVGDLAPPDLRGASYGLRQSLDNIGAFIGPLMAILLMLWLEGDIRQVYWWASVPALLCVLTLVFGVSEPARPPLASGAAPAPIRLADLASMGERYWWLLAIGTVMTLARFSEAFLLLRAQSFGLADAMLPLVFVAMNLVYAPSAYPVGRLSDRIGRTGLLFAGFAVLILADLVLAFGGSLAWTFLGVLLWGLHMGLTQGLISTMVADSSPERLRATAFGVLSLVSSVALLLASGLAGLFWDLYGPAATFLGGAVFASLALIGLAFAERRRRDRW
- a CDS encoding succinylglutamate desuccinylase/aspartoacylase family protein, which translates into the protein MRSLPDTNSQPPRVRADIDFDHTGKHYGHIRVPRPHTHSGLGVIGIPVVVIKNGTGPTFLLTAGTHGDEYEGQVALMNLARELDAASIQGRLVIVPSLDLPAVKVGHRLCPFDGKDLNRVFPGQRNGSFTEMLADYVTRVLLPITDYNMDIHTGGTYHDTGFNTCSHFVDDPKQMRANIDLGLAWGAPYHAVLRESDHTNSFMTIADQLGVPALSSEFGGLARIGNAALAMVERGLRNILKLHRVIEGVIEKPDAPTRLMGVPDPAKAIVYAPHGGLFHAFHNGGDWIEEGEEAGRIYDFEDPARPPTVMRYPRSGCLWAVHTGARIEAFDALCIVMNEIDRSTVGL
- a CDS encoding sugar ABC transporter substrate-binding protein; the protein is MKRRTLLKGAVGTAAALSLPRLAKAQSKKKISILTWNIPDLEALIKDWIAEFRTIRPDAEVEWLDKKGPELPTFYQTQLVAGTPPDIINTQGALWLEYAANGALLDMTPMLAKEPEVKARFNADYLSNWVYEGKSFMLPFYISKTLLFWNKTMFKAAGLAGPPQSFDDILGFAQKMAKGENTGFVTLNFDWLYWPLFAMNGVELMTPDFKAAAFNTPRAIEVLERLAKATDSGGINKVSWTGRWVENNGAFAAGNVGMHHAHAPAFFFVRGQGKWVNGDTLGVSHLPGGYATPNSHGLGISKGSKNPEVAWEFLKMITNEKWTLRLASERKVLTAHAKSDASVLESLKKDDPLAEAVLRTQLEHTDKLVGNWRVPIDSQIKEAFYPELQNCLLGRRSAKDALAEAERKVNRLLKRG